CTGGTTCCTCCTCTAAGGACAATATTTGGAACAGCACCTGGGCGACCCGAAAGTTTGTTGAACACGTAAACCCGGAATTGTTCCTGCTAAGGCAGAAGCGGGGTTAGATCGCACACCTGTCTCCAAAACACGCTTGTCCAACCTAGAAACTGAACCCGTCAAATTTGATTTTTAATGCTGCCATAGCCCAAAACAACAACTTCATCCAAATTCTCCCCAGTCGGTACCATAAAGATCCTTAAAGAACCTAAGTTCTCTAATGTTATCGTTTGGGACTCATAACCGATCGAGGTAAATAATAGTACATCAGAAATTTCGCAGTAATACTGAAATTTCCTTGTAAATCGGTTTGTGTAGTTTGACTTTGTGTTTGATTAGAAACAGTAATACCTTCCAATGGATTCCCATCCTGATCAGTAACTGCCCCTTTGATTAAGGACTGCGAATAAGATGCTAAACTGAAGCAACTCAGAAAGATTATGGCAATAATCCCCCGCAATGAGTAATAATAAAGGTTTTTCATAGTAGATTTACAATAATTTGGATTATGTTATACATAATAACACATCAAATGTAAGACATAATGTTTTACTTCCAAACTTTTTTTTAATATTATTGTATCTTATTTCTAACCTAATACGAAAAACTTATGGAGGAAAATGGCCCCGAAATGGAAAAATTAGGAAGTATTGACACTTCAAGTTTAGTGATAAGGCTGAACAAAGAATCATTCAATACATCCAAAAAAATAAAATGACTGTAGGGGATGTTCTGCCTAAAGAGTTAGACCTTGCAGATAATTTAGGGGTAAGTAGAACTGTAGTTAGGGAGGCTTTATTGAGATTGAAAACCATTGGATTGATTGAATCAATAAAACATAAAGGTGCTGTATTGCGTAATCCTGATGTATTAGGCTCTTTGAGAAAAGTATTCCATCCCTCAATATTGGATAATGAAACATTAAAGGATATGTTCGAAATGAGATTGGCTCTGGAAGTGGGAATGGCTGATTTTATAGTAAATAATATCACCGATGAAGATCTTGATGAATTGGACAACATCGCCAATGAAATTGTATCGGGTGACACTGCTTATCCTTGGCAAGTCGAAGATGAAATAAAATTCCACGGAAAATTATATAAGATATCAAAAAATAGAATTCTATTGGAATTACAGGAAATGCTCATTCCAATTTTTGGAATATGTTCACCAAAGTGGATTGCTAGAAAAGGATATTGTAAAGGGTGGAATTTATCTCTCATAAAGAATTAGTGGAAATTTTGAGGTTAAGAGATGCAAAAGCTTATAGAACCGCTATTAGAAAGCATCTGAACAACCACTTTGCTAGAATATTAGATTAAAGATCATTACCAATTTCGGAATTCGGAAACAGTTTTTGATAATTAGCGAGTTTCAAGCACTGAAAAATTGCATAAATTAGCTAAAGAATTTTAGTGGAAATGGTTTTTATAGAGTCCCATATTCCCTCTCATGCTTAGCTGATCTTGTGCATTGCATAACCTATATCCAGCAAGATTTTCCGGCAAACGGCGGGATGTTCTATTCCACCCCCCCACACCACAATCGGGAATCTGTTTCCATTTCCATGCTCCCATTTCCCTTTACGACCCGAATACAAACCTGTTTCTTAAGCAGCCTCAATCCATAGTAGTCGGACCGCAGCTAAATCCAGTGTGGATTTATAGTAAAGATCAATACAGAACGGTCAGGGTTGGTCTACTCCCAGGAGCCTTGTTCCGACTTACTGGAATCCCTCAATATCAACTTTTAGATCAAGGAATTGACGCTGAACTCATTTTGGAAATAAAATAAAAACCCTCATCCAAGCTCTATTACAGGCAACCAGTCCCTATTGTGCACTTGACCTAATCCAATCGTTCTTAATGCAACAACTGACAATCTGCAAGGATAAACATCACTTAGATGCTGCCATGCATATGTTATGGTCCAATCAGGAACAGATGAAGATAAACAATCTTGCTGATAAGAGCTGTTTATAAACACGACAAATGGAAAGTATAAGTCAGCAACGAATTGGAATGCATCCCAAACTATGCCATAGAATCGTTAGATTCTCAAAAGCTTTTCAGATGCTAGAACAAGATTCATCCAATAACTTGACAAACTAGCCTATAGTAATGAATATTTTGACCGACAACATCTCAAAAAGGACTTTAAGAGTTTTACAGGCATGAATATGGAGAACCTAATCCATGAAATTAATAATGCACAAATTAGCATTCAAGGTAGGCTGAATTATTAGCTCTGACAGATAAAGATGTCGCATTTTTAACCCCCTTATTATTTTTAAACGAACTAATTTTACCTGAAAAATTAACATCGTTCAAATGCCTAGATCCCATTTGTCATGTCAAAAAAATTATTTCGAATCCCAACTACTATTACGAGAGTAAAACCAAAGTTTGATTTCTCCAAGGTAAAATAAATCAACTCCACACCCATAAGATTGATTTCTCCCCTAACGATAAGGTGACACTTTCTTTCAAAAGAGACCTAAAGCCTTACACCAATGCGAAGCAAGAAATTACTGGTTCAGATAACTCACCAGGTTGGAAATGTGCTATTGGTAAAACTTCAGGAACTTGGGCGTCCAACCAAGTTATCGAAACAAATTTTGCCATATCCAAAATATTCTTGGATGGGGTTTACCAAATGAAAGAACTCGTAACTGGAAATGCCAATACTGTTCCGTATGCTAGAAAGCCATTATACCTATTAGTAGATAGCCATCATTTTCAGGACGCATCAGTAAAGGTAGAAAACCCTTATAAACATGAAATAAGAGAAGTAATCAATAAGATCATTCGCAGTAAAGATATGCCCGACATTGCTTTTACGCATGGCAGTATTAAGGAATTTCAATCTTACTCCTCCCTTTTGACAAACTTCAGTGGAACAGGTCACTTCTTGGGATTCGGGGGAAGTCATGACATTTCTTTCGATTCAAAAAGAAAAACCCATAAGTTTTACTTAGAATGTAAACAGTTGTACTATACAGTTAGCGTGAGCAACACTATAAAAGAACCTGAGGACTTCTTTTACATAAAAGAAGAAGATCCAAACGTGGAAGATGCAGTACCTAGAAATAATATTGACCCAAATTGGGTATTCGTCGATTCAGTAGGTTACGGAAGATTGTTGTATCTCATCTTTGAAAGCGACGAAAGTTACGAAGGAATGGAAATGGACTTGGAGCAGTATGCAGATTATTGGCTTGCATCTGCAAAAGTCAATGAATCTGTACAAATAAAGGTACAAGAAAACAATGTGTCCGTACAGGTTGTAGCAATGGGTGGTTCTCCCCTAATCGCATTAAGCTTAACAGACAGCTCCCCAGAAAGTATCAAAAAAACAATTCAAGATTATTTAAAGGGAACTAATGATGAAGTGCCGATTTCTTATTCCTTATGTACGCTGGACATGCATTCTGTAGGAACTAGCATTTTTGTGGACTACGTAAGCCGGCAATGCCATTCTTCACCAACTAAATATAAGATTATATGGGAGACATTAATCTGTGAAGTAAATGATGATGGTGGTGAAGGTGAAGATGTAAAGGCCATGGTAAGAATCAGAGCCTTCGACAAAAACAACAAGGATATTTTGGATGAGGACAAATTCAATCAGAATATGCTCAAGGTCATCGAAAAAGGACTGCCTTATAAAGATTTCTTTTGGACATTCACAAAAGGAAATGAAGACAACCCTCTTCTATTGAAACAAAATAAATTCATTACGCTGAACAAAGCAATTAGATTTCCAATGAAAGGAGATCGCGAGATAGCTAAAATAGGAATAAGAGCGGATATCTTAGAATATGACTCTGGACCAAATGATGACTTCATGGACGACCATATCACTTTGAGAATAAATGAAATCGATCCAGATGAACCTATTGTACTGACTTGTCGCGAAGAAGAATCGGTGATTAACTTTAATTTTAGAATTGTACCGCTCTATGAATAGCTATCCTTTAACCAATTCAAAGATGGTAATCTCAGGAGCAATACCAACTCGTCCAGGATAACCTAAAAAGCCGTAACCCGTGTTCACATAAAGCTTGGATGATCCCTGAGTATACAATCCTGCCCATTCTTTGTAGATATATTTTGCTGGACTCCATTGGAAGTTCTCGCCACGGACACCAAACTGCATACCGTGAGTATGGCCAGCGAACATAACATCAATATCTGTATCCAATACCTGTGCTCTCCAATGTGAAGGATCATGAGACAACAATAGTTTTACAGCTTTATCATCAGTACCCAACATAGCTTTCTGCAGATCACCTTTTTTAGGAAATCTACCTGTCCCCCAGTTCTGAACCCCAACGATGGAAATCTCCTCATTGCCAACTTTCAACGTTCTATTTTCATCCATCAGAAGATCCCAACCCATTACTTTGTGAGTTTCGATAAGGTCTTGCAGGTTTTTACGCTTTGCAGGTGAGTCTCCAGGTCCGTAGTAATAATCTCCATAATCGTGGTTTCCTAAAGTGGAATACACTCCCAAATCTGCTTTTAAATGAGAAAAGATATCTTGGTAATCACGCATTTCTGAAGCTACATTATTCACTAAGTCACCCGTGAAAAAGATAACGTCAGGCTTCTCTCCCAACAGCATCTCAACGCCACCCATCACTGCTTTTTTATTATAGAATGAACCTGAGTGAACATCCGAAATCTGTGCAATAGTCATTCCATGGAATTCCTTCGGCAAGTTCGGCAAAACTAGTTTCTGACGTCTGATGCGATAATCATATGCCGTAGAGATAACTCCCCAAGCCAATGGAATCATCGGCAAGGCTGCAACTACGATTCCTGACTTCAGCAAAAAATCCGAACGAGAAATCCCCTTTTTAGGCACCTCCGGCAACGGTTCCTCCAAGGTCTCAATCCTCTCCTCCAAATCCTTACCTTTACCTCTAGAGAATAATCTGCCAACCCAAATTCCTCCTCTACGCAAATCATCTATTATAAGAACGATAGCATATATAAATTTACTTACCGCAGTAAGGAAAAAAGCTACTAAAATAATCGAACGTACAGAAAGAGGAATACTAAACTTAAATGAAATAAACAGACCGGCTAATAATGAAATAGAATAGCCCCACCATAAAATAGTGAACCATCTTGTTCTTATAAACTCTATTTTCGTCGCCCTTAAGGCAAAAAAGATATAAAAATCTAATAAAAATAGTATAACCGCGTTTAGTTGCAACATCTTAATTTCCGTTTTCCAGCACCATCCGTTTCAGTGCTTCAATCCATTTTGGATTATCGTTTAAACTCTCGACCATATGAACCTCTTCTCCTCCCATATCCTTAAACTCATTGGCATACTCAACCTGAATCTCATCCAAGGTCTCAATGCAATCTGCAACGAAAGCAGGACTGAAAACCAAAAGTTTCTTCTTTCCTTCCTTTGCTAAATTGTGCAAAGTGTCAGATGTATATGGCTGGATCCATGGTGTCTTTCCCAATCTGGACTGAAAACAAACCGTATACTTATCCTCGGGTATATTCAGTTTCTCAACCACTGCCCTCGTGGTCGCATAGCACTGAGACAAATAACAGTAGGGGTTAGTTTCTTTCTTACAACTTTCGCACCCAAAATCAGGACACTTCAATTCTTTCTTTGGATCGATCTTGCCCAACTGACGAACTGGTAACCCATGATAACTGAACAAAAAGTGATCATAACCCGCCCAGATCGTGCTTATGAGCATGCTCCGCAATCACATCAACCATCAAGGGGTTATCGCAGTAACTACTAACGAAACTTACTTTCGGAAAGTATTGCCACCCACGCATTAATTCCATCACGCGATCGATTACCGAACCGGTAGTAGCTGAAGCATATTGTGGAAATAAGGGAATGACAACCAGGGAGTCCAAAAACATGCCTTCAAGATTCTTTAGGGCATTAGGAATAGAAGGTTCTTGATAACGCATTGCCAACTCAACATGATAATCTTCACCCAACTCTTCCTGGAGTTTCTTTTGTTGACGAATGCTATAGTGCATTAATGGTGATCCATTCTCTTCGGACCAGATTGTAGAATAAGTTTCTGCGGACTTAGAAGCTCTCCTGGGTACAATAATGCCTTTAACCAATAACGTCCTTGAAACATAAGGTATGTCCATCACGCGAGGATCCATCAAAAATTCCGTAAGATACTTCTTCACTTCACCGGTAGTGGGTGAATTTGGAGTACCCAATTGTACCAACAAAACACCCTTTTTAGCTCTTTTACTCATTCTAAACACAAAATTAAGCAATATTTACAGCAAAACAGGCGCATCGATGTCTTTCAATGGCCTGAATCAATGAATTTTAAATTTAAATGACGATTAAAAGGATTCGATCGTATCCTTTACTTTTTTCATTAACCACATAGGGGTAGATGTAGCACCACAAATACCAACCGTCTCATTGACACCAAAAATCTGTGAATCAAGCTCTTCAGAATCTGAAACAAAGTAGGTATTCGGATTTATGTTTTTGCAAACATCAAATAAAACCTTGCCGTTAGAAGACTTCTTCCCGGAAACAAAAACAATCTTATCATATTGTTTAGCAAAATTCCCAAGATCTTCATAACGGTTTGAAACCTGCCTGCAAATAGTATCGTTTGCTTTGACTTCATAACCACGACGAATCAACTCATCCTTAATTTCATAAAAACGATCAACACTCTTGGTCGTTTGGCTATATAGTGTAAATGAAGAAGGCAATTCAACTGAATCTAACTCAGCGATATCCTGAAAAACGATAGCTTCATTATTGGTTTGCCCCTGCAACCCAATCACTTCAGCATGGCCATGTTTTCCAAAAATCAAGATTTTCTCATCACCATCAAAAGAAGTCTTAATGCGGTTCTGAAGTTTTAAAACAACAGGACAAGAAGCATCTATTAAAGTAATATTGTTTTCTAAAGCAGTCTTATAGGTTTCTGGAGCCTCTCCGTGAGCACGGATCAGCACTTTCTCGTTCTGCAAGTTAGGTAGTTCATCATGCGAAATAATGCGCAATCCTTTTGCTTTAAGTCTAGCAACCTCCTCATCATTGTGCACAATATCCCCAAGACAGTATAGATAACCATCTTCCCCGAGGATCTCTTCAGCCATATCTATCGCGTAAACTACGCCAAAACAAAAGCCTGAATCCTTATCTATAGTTACTTGCAAGTTCTTAGACATAATACAAAGTTATCAATTTTTTTGCCAAAAAAAAATGAAAAGCTGCTTCACAGCAGCTTTTCTAAACCATATAAACACTTAAACCAAATAAGTAATTTTAGAAGGCTCTAAATATTACTTATCTAATTTTTATAACCTCTGAATAAATTGCTTGATCGGCAGCAGTAGCTCGAACACCAACTCTAGCAAATAATGCTGTAGCTGACTTGGCAGTTTCATTGTTACTTAAGTCCTCCGAAACATTTATTACACTGCCGGTAGCTGTGTCATAATCTTTACGGTAAAAGTTAGAAACGTCGTCCACAAAAGCAGTCTTACTAACCAATACCGTGTAATAAGACATGTTTGCAGTAGCAACATTTTTCACAATTGAGAAGCTTCCAGACAATTTATTGTCGCCAGAAATGCTCAACTTCGTGTTCTCTACCAAGTAATAAGGATTAACCTCATAGTTCACTTCTGTATTACCGTTCAGATTGATGTCCAACGTATCGGTTGCATTGACCCATGGACCGTTGTTATTTCGTCCCACAAGCTTATATTGACCATCAAAAATTTTGATCTTAAATGTACCATCTTGACCAACATAAACAGGTACCTCCGCTTTTAACTGATACCCAGGCTGAAACAACTTGAGTTGAACCGCCTCACCGGTGCCCTTAACATTCAACGGAACCCCATTGAAAGTCACCTTCCCTGTAATCACTGATTGGGGCTCATCATAATTATCCTTTCCACAACCTTGAATAAACAAAGCTGTCGCGATTATCGCATATAGTAATCTTTTCATCTTCTTTGTTTTTAAAATTATTGAAATGGATTCCTAACAATCTTAGGATTATTATCAATCCAAGCCTGATCAATGAAATTATAATAATGTTTCATCTGGAAGAATCTTGGGTTTGGTGAGTTATTGAATTGTTGCTTGTCAAAAACCCATTTCCCGTGATTGGCAGTGCCAGGTGCTACAACTTTATATGGAAATAAAGCATAATGCATGGCTTTTGGATTCTGATTAGAACCGTTCCAAATCTTGTCCGCAAGTCTAAAACGTTTTAAATCCCAATATCTATGGTTCTCAAAGGCAAATTCAACCCTACGTTCCTGAACAATATCATTGATGGTCATCGAGGTCAATGCTGGTAAACCGGCACGTGCTCTAACTTGATTGATATAAGTTAATCCTTTAGCCGTATTGCCTAACTCAAATGCGGCTTCTGAAGCAATCAAAACAGCTTCCGCAAATCTAAATCTAGGGTACCAAAGGTCACTGTTACGACCACGCGTAGAAGCCAATGGAGTTTCATCCAAAAATTTCCTGAAAAAGAAACCAGTCTTATTGACATATTGAACGTTGGAAGTGATAGGTCCATTTTCAGATGTAATAAGTCCGTTTGCATCAGTAGATCCTAAATCACCAGTCTTATTCACATAAACACCATTCTGCAACACTTTTTGCCCTGCTTGAAGCACTACAGTTTCACCTTTAAAATCCGCACCTGGCAAAATAACAGTCCCTGCTAAACGAGGATCCTTATCTTTGAACAAATCCAAAGGTGAATTATAGAAAATATAATTGCCAGAAGCATCTTTGGTCTTTAATTCTCCATTCCTTGAATTTTTATATTCAAAATCCTCCACCAAGTTTAAGATAGGACCAGCATAAGCTCTATCGATATCTTCAGCATGTGAAGCCGGAATATTAACTCTCGTAAAGCCAACAGTTAACCCCGGATAAATATAATCCTTAGCCCAAATTACTTCTGTATTATTCTCTTTGATATTAATTGCTTCATAAAAGTTCCGACTTAAATCCTCAGGCTTTTTCAACATAAGGTTATATTTACCACTGTTGATAACTTGCTCAGAAGCATCCAAAGCCAATTGATAATATTTTGGTGCTTCAGAAGCCGGAATTCCAACTTCACCACCTGAAGTACGAATCGGACTAGTCATCTTATTGTTGTAATTAGCAATAGAACCTGCATAAATTGCTGCTCTTGCCTTTAACATTAATGCTGCCCATTTATTCGCGCGTGCTGCCTTTGTAGCCGGCACATCAGTCATATTACCTACAATGGCATCCACCTCAGAGATCACATAATCGTAGATCCCTGCTTCTGTAGATCGTGGGTATTGCAAAGCTGTAATATCCATCCCTGGGACATAATCAAACACCTCATCGCCAACAATCGGCATACCGCCAAGACCTTTCGCCATATTGAAGTATATCCAGGCCCTTAAGAATCTCGCCTCAGCCTCATATCCAGCACGTTTATCCTCAGCAATAGTCGAGCTTGCACGTAAGCCAGCCAAAAACTGGTTGATATTACGTATCAATGTATAGTCATAAACTCGCCATTGGGTATCAGAATAAGTTTGGATATTATCAGGACCACCATCCGATTTGCCAGCCTCATCAAGTATGGTAAAAGTGTAGGAATCATCAGTACTCTGACCCCACTGAACTCTGCCATAATAATTTGCCAACACAGACTTGATCATAATCTCGTCGGTATAAACTTGTTGTTCCGTTAAAATCTGATCCGGATTCTGATCTAAAATCTTATTACAACTCGCAGAAAACAAAGCAAGGAGAATAAGCGCTTTATATTTGTTTGAAAATCTTTTCATTACTAATCAATTTTAGGTTGTAAATTCAATTTATAGAGTCAAATTGATCCCAAAGTTCATAATCCTAGTCGTTGGATAAACCAAGCCATTCGTCGCATTGATCTCAGGATCTAATCCCTTTAAATTCGAGAATGTCAACAAGTTCTGACCAGAAAAATAAACCCTGATACGCTTCATATTGATCTTGTTGGTCAACCCTTCTGGAAGTGAATAACCAAACTCAAGATTTCTTAACTTGATGTAACGTACAGTAGTCTTCCAGAAATCACTGTTCCAATAGTTACTGTGATTCGAGTTACCGATTAATAACATCGGATATTTACCCGGAATTAGTTCGCTGTTGGCATCATAAATATCTGATAAACGCCATGTATCCTCCATATAATGCTGTGCATTGTTACCTCCGTCATGGAAAGGATTTCTTTGCTCCCACTCCATGAAATAGGTATTCAAAGCACTTCCCGATAAGTCAAATGCTAAATCAAAATTGCGCCATGAAAAACCAAAGTTCATACCATAGTTGAAAATAGGAGTAGAATCTTGACGGTAACCAATCGGACGCTCATCTAATCCGTTGATAACCCCATCGCCATTTTGATCTACATATTTAATGTCTCCCGGACGCAATGTCTTGTTTCCTTGACGGTCGTTGTCGATTTGCCAATTAGCAATTTCTTCCCAACTCTGGAACTGACCATCAGACTCTAAACCCCAATTGATATAACCATAACGCTCATTAATAGAATTACGGTAAACATTCCATGAATTGCTGAAACGTGGCTTATATTGATTCCAATCAAAGAAACGTGAATAAGTGGCATTGGCTCCTATACTATAGTTCAAATCACCTAAACGGTCTGCCCATTTAATCATCGCATCCATACCCGTGATAACGTCTGAGTTTAAGTTTTCGCTAGGCAAGGAAAATCCAACTTCTGACGGAAGCAGAATATCATACCTTGAAGCCGGTAAACCTGTTCTGATACGGCGAAAGTAATCTACAGTACCTGATAATTTTGAATCCAATAATGCAAAGTCAATACCTATGTCTAACATTTTAGCTTTGATCCAAGATAAAGTAGTCACTGGCAAACCTCTAGGCTGTGACCCTAAAACATATTTACCGTCAATTACAGAACCACCTGTTTTGTAGTTGAAACCTGGCATATATCCAAATGCACTGTATCCAGAAACCTCATCATCACCTAACAAACCATACGACGCCCTTATTTTAAAATCATTAACAACGCTCAAGCCACTGTTTTGCCAGAAATTCTCTGCTGAAGCTCTCCATCCAACAGATCCTGCAGGGAAAAATCCCCATCTATGGCCCGGAGGAAATTTCCATGAACCATCATATCTTCCTGATAATTCAACCAAATATTTCCCTTCAAAATCATAATTAAGACGTGCTGTGTAACCTATTCTACCTTGGGTATTGTTTCCCTCGTCATTATAGGTATCCATGGTCTGATAATCTATTAATTTCAATGAATTTGAAGTAGGAATTGAGTGAACCCACGTCGTTGGAGTATTTCGTTGTATTGTTTCGAATCCTCCTAAAACGTTAATATTGTGACCATCTATAGCTTTAGTATAGTTCAATTGAATGTTTGAGGTTAACTCTTCTACATAACCCATCCTGCGCTCCCTCCAAGGGTTATTGTTCTCAAAAATTACTGGATAAGTATCTGTGGGTTCATCATAACCATACAATTTATACGTGAATTCATGGTTATCCAATTTTTGAGCTGCATAATAGTATCCAACCAAAGCTTTTGCTTTTAACCCTTCAAATAGATCATACTCTGCATTGGCATTTAATTGTGCTACACGCCAAGTATCGGTGTATTTTCCAGAGAGGTCATAGTTCAACCAGGCGAAGTTGGTTCCAGGGTCAGTAGATGTTCTGGTAGGATAAAGTGGATTGTCGTTTGCAAAAGGTC
The Sphingobacterium daejeonense genome window above contains:
- a CDS encoding carboxypeptidase regulatory-like domain-containing protein is translated as MKNLYYYSLRGIIAIIFLSCFSLASYSQSLIKGAVTDQDGNPLEGITVSNQTQSQTTQTDLQGNFSITAKFLMYYYLPRSVMSPKR
- a CDS encoding FadR/GntR family transcriptional regulator, which encodes MIESIKHKGAVLRNPDVLGSLRKVFHPSILDNETLKDMFEMRLALEVGMADFIVNNITDEDLDELDNIANEIVSGDTAYPWQVEDEIKFHGKLYKISKNRILLELQEMLIPIFGICSPKWIARKGYCKGWNLSLIKN
- a CDS encoding thiol-activated cytolysin family protein; the encoded protein is MTLSFKRDLKPYTNAKQEITGSDNSPGWKCAIGKTSGTWASNQVIETNFAISKIFLDGVYQMKELVTGNANTVPYARKPLYLLVDSHHFQDASVKVENPYKHEIREVINKIIRSKDMPDIAFTHGSIKEFQSYSSLLTNFSGTGHFLGFGGSHDISFDSKRKTHKFYLECKQLYYTVSVSNTIKEPEDFFYIKEEDPNVEDAVPRNNIDPNWVFVDSVGYGRLLYLIFESDESYEGMEMDLEQYADYWLASAKVNESVQIKVQENNVSVQVVAMGGSPLIALSLTDSSPESIKKTIQDYLKGTNDEVPISYSLCTLDMHSVGTSIFVDYVSRQCHSSPTKYKIIWETLICEVNDDGGEGEDVKAMVRIRAFDKNNKDILDEDKFNQNMLKVIEKGLPYKDFFWTFTKGNEDNPLLLKQNKFITLNKAIRFPMKGDREIAKIGIRADILEYDSGPNDDFMDDHITLRINEIDPDEPIVLTCREEESVINFNFRIVPLYE
- a CDS encoding metallophosphoesterase, producing MLQLNAVILFLLDFYIFFALRATKIEFIRTRWFTILWWGYSISLLAGLFISFKFSIPLSVRSIILVAFFLTAVSKFIYAIVLIIDDLRRGGIWVGRLFSRGKGKDLEERIETLEEPLPEVPKKGISRSDFLLKSGIVVAALPMIPLAWGVISTAYDYRIRRQKLVLPNLPKEFHGMTIAQISDVHSGSFYNKKAVMGGVEMLLGEKPDVIFFTGDLVNNVASEMRDYQDIFSHLKADLGVYSTLGNHDYGDYYYGPGDSPAKRKNLQDLIETHKVMGWDLLMDENRTLKVGNEEISIVGVQNWGTGRFPKKGDLQKAMLGTDDKAVKLLLSHDPSHWRAQVLDTDIDVMFAGHTHGMQFGVRGENFQWSPAKYIYKEWAGLYTQGSSKLYVNTGYGFLGYPGRVGIAPEITIFELVKG
- a CDS encoding ferrochelatase, whose protein sequence is MLISTIWAGYDHFLFSYHGLPVRQLGKIDPKKELKCPDFGCESCKKETNPYCYLSQCYATTRAVVEKLNIPEDKYTVCFQSRLGKTPWIQPYTSDTLHNLAKEGKKKLLVFSPAFVADCIETLDEIQVEYANEFKDMGGEEVHMVESLNDNPKWIEALKRMVLENGN
- the hemH gene encoding ferrochelatase; the encoded protein is MSKRAKKGVLLVQLGTPNSPTTGEVKKYLTEFLMDPRVMDIPYVSRTLLVKGIIVPRRASKSAETYSTIWSEENGSPLMHYSIRQQKKLQEELGEDYHVELAMRYQEPSIPNALKNLEGMFLDSLVVIPLFPQYASATTGSVIDRVMELMRGWQYFPKVSFVSSYCDNPLMVDVIAEHAHKHDLGGL
- a CDS encoding 4-hydroxy-3-methylbut-2-enyl diphosphate reductase; protein product: MSKNLQVTIDKDSGFCFGVVYAIDMAEEILGEDGYLYCLGDIVHNDEEVARLKAKGLRIISHDELPNLQNEKVLIRAHGEAPETYKTALENNITLIDASCPVVLKLQNRIKTSFDGDEKILIFGKHGHAEVIGLQGQTNNEAIVFQDIAELDSVELPSSFTLYSQTTKSVDRFYEIKDELIRRGYEVKANDTICRQVSNRYEDLGNFAKQYDKIVFVSGKKSSNGKVLFDVCKNINPNTYFVSDSEELDSQIFGVNETVGICGATSTPMWLMKKVKDTIESF
- a CDS encoding DUF3823 domain-containing protein, whose protein sequence is MKRLLYAIIATALFIQGCGKDNYDEPQSVITGKVTFNGVPLNVKGTGEAVQLKLFQPGYQLKAEVPVYVGQDGTFKIKIFDGQYKLVGRNNNGPWVNATDTLDINLNGNTEVNYEVNPYYLVENTKLSISGDNKLSGSFSIVKNVATANMSYYTVLVSKTAFVDDVSNFYRKDYDTATGSVINVSEDLSNNETAKSATALFARVGVRATAADQAIYSEVIKIR
- a CDS encoding RagB/SusD family nutrient uptake outer membrane protein, producing MKRFSNKYKALILLALFSASCNKILDQNPDQILTEQQVYTDEIMIKSVLANYYGRVQWGQSTDDSYTFTILDEAGKSDGGPDNIQTYSDTQWRVYDYTLIRNINQFLAGLRASSTIAEDKRAGYEAEARFLRAWIYFNMAKGLGGMPIVGDEVFDYVPGMDITALQYPRSTEAGIYDYVISEVDAIVGNMTDVPATKAARANKWAALMLKARAAIYAGSIANYNNKMTSPIRTSGGEVGIPASEAPKYYQLALDASEQVINSGKYNLMLKKPEDLSRNFYEAINIKENNTEVIWAKDYIYPGLTVGFTRVNIPASHAEDIDRAYAGPILNLVEDFEYKNSRNGELKTKDASGNYIFYNSPLDLFKDKDPRLAGTVILPGADFKGETVVLQAGQKVLQNGVYVNKTGDLGSTDANGLITSENGPITSNVQYVNKTGFFFRKFLDETPLASTRGRNSDLWYPRFRFAEAVLIASEAAFELGNTAKGLTYINQVRARAGLPALTSMTINDIVQERRVEFAFENHRYWDLKRFRLADKIWNGSNQNPKAMHYALFPYKVVAPGTANHGKWVFDKQQFNNSPNPRFFQMKHYYNFIDQAWIDNNPKIVRNPFQ